A window of the Mauremys reevesii isolate NIE-2019 linkage group 26, ASM1616193v1, whole genome shotgun sequence genome harbors these coding sequences:
- the CNN2 gene encoding calponin-2, producing MSGSQFNKGPSYGLSAEVKSRLAQKYDPQKEAELRIWIESITGKEIGPDFQLGLKDGVILCELMNKLQPGSVRKINRSAQTWHQLENLSNFIKAMVQYGMNPVDLFEANDFFETGNMTQVQVCLLALAGMAKTKGIQSDVDIGVKYSEKQQRNFDDAKMKAGQCVIGLQMGTNKCASQSGMTAYGTRRHLYDPKNQILAPMDHSTISLQMGTNKCASQVGMTAPGTRRHIYDTKMGTEKCDNTSMSLQMGSNQGANQSGQIFGLGRQIYDPKYCPQGNAGDVANAVYDQSTDPPEYHYYREEEGY from the exons ATGAGCGGCTCGCAGTTCAACAAGGGCCCGTCCTACGGCTTGTCCGCGGAGGTCAAGAGCAGG cttGCCCAGAAGTACGATCCCCAGAAGGAGGCTGAGCTGAGGATATGGATCGAGAGCATCACCGGGAAGGAGATTGGCCCCGATTTCCAGTTGGGGCTGAAGGATGGAGTGATCCTCTGCGA GCTCATGAACAAGCTGCAGCCAGGCTCCGTGAGGAAGATCAACCGCTCGGCTCAGACCTGGCACCAG CTGGAGAACCTCTCCAACTTCATCAAGGCCATGGTTCAGTACGGCATGAACCCCGTCGACCTCTTTGAAGCCAATGACTTCTTCGAGACCGGGAACATGACGCAGGTGCAGGTGTGCCTGCTGGCTCTGGCAGGCATG GCAAAGACCAAGGGGATACAAAGCGATGTGGACATCGGGGTGAAATACTCGGAGAAACAACAGAGGAACTTTGACGATGCAAAAATGAAGGCTGGCCAGTGTGTCATCGGGCTTCAG ATGGGCACAAACAAGTGTGCAAGCCAGTCTGGCATGACGGCCTACGGCACCAGGAGACATCTCTATGATCCCAAAAACCAGATTCTGGCCCCCATGGACCATTCCACCATCAGCCTTCAGATGGGCACCAACAAGTGTGCTAGCCAG GTGGGCATGACGGCTCCTGGCACGAGGAGACACATCTACGACACCAAAATGGGCACCGAGAAGTGCGACAACACCTCCATGTCCCTCCAGATGGGCTccaaccagggagccaatcagagcgGCCAGATCTTTGGCCTGGGCCGACAGATCTACGATCCCAAGTACTGTCCCCAGGGCAATGCGGGTGATGTGGCCAACGCAGTGTACGACCAGAGCACGGACCCACCGGAGTACCACTACTACCGAGAAGAGGAGGGCTACTGA